Below is a window of Camelina sativa cultivar DH55 chromosome 11, Cs, whole genome shotgun sequence DNA.
CAAATTATGAATTATTGAATTTATTATGGACATACTACAGCACAAGTTGATCTAATGTTTCCTTTATATTCACTCTCTAAGCCTCCCAAAACATCTCGATTCTAAGCATCTGTAGAATCTCGTCTCTCTCCCCTAACCCTAGAAATGTTTCTCAACATACTATTTTCCCTTCTATTTCAAACCCTCCGATCCGTGAAACGCTACGTTTTCAAAACTCTAGGTACCTTTGTTTCATGCAGACGCCCGCTTTCCCCTGTTTTCTCGGCGATGACACAGGTCACTGACGTAGACGAAGATGACAAGCCTCACGAAGAATGAGGGGTTTTTCGGAATCTAATCCCGTATCTCTTACTTGGCTCTTCACGCGTTGCAACACCGTGGCTAAGAAGGAGCAGGAATCGTAGCGGCTAATCAATCACAGCGGTTGGATTAGTCTCAGACGTATTCAACGAGTCAAAACTAAGCAATCCTTCCTGAACATAGCGATAGGGCATGTTCCAGTATTCAAATTCCGGAGCCCCAATGTTCACGAACATTCAGTGAACCAACCGCTGAGATATACTGCTTTAGCTGCAAACTATAGGATCATTCGCAGTAGCACACGATGGTAGTTCCGAGAATTACAAGCGACTAAAGACAAAGCTCGGAGAGTAGGGTTCGATCTTCATCACAAGTTCTGATATCGAGCTTGTTCTTCACCTGATCGCCAATTCTATGGCCAAGAGAGTTGATCTCTATTTAGTAAGATGAGCGATTCTCTCGCGTTTCTAGTATCCCATGACCACAATATAGGCCGAGAGCGTAGTCAAAACGTTtctatattctaaaaaaaattatcggaTTGGCTTTTATCTATTCtgttaaaaactcaaaaaatgtttttattttagaacAATCAAATATAAAGTCTCTCACACAGTTTCAGACATTACAAACGATGTGGTCGAATTAGCCATTTTCAGCTCGATCATAAGCGTTGGATTTGTGCTTGGGGGCAAATGTGAAGCCTTCGGGAACTTTTCCAAGCAGCAATTCCGATATCCGCACCTGCATGTTGTAACATTATATTAAACTTAAGCTCAGATAGTCCAAAGTAAGAAGACAATTGAAGGAGAAGAATTTAACGCACCCAGTCACCGGCAGATTCAGACATCATGAGTGTCTCAAGATCATCACGGCCAAAGTAAGAAGGCGGGCGCCAGTTGATTTGCTGCGGGATTACATCAAGCAAACCGACAGGTATGTACCTAAACGTGTAGCTTAGCCACTCCAGCAAGAAATGCCTAGTTGTCTCAACTCCTGTTTGAAAAATTAAGATAACGGCAGNNNNNNNNNNNNNNNNNNNNNNNNNNNNNNNNNNNNNNNNNNNNNNNNNNNNNNNNNNNNNNNNNNNNNNNNNNNNNNNNNNNNNNNNNNNNNNNNNNNNNNNNNNNNNNNNNNNNNNNNNNNNNNNNNNNNNNNNNNNNNNNNNNNNNNNNNNNNNNNNNNNNNNNNNNNNNNNNNNNNNNNNNNNNNNNNNNNNNNNNNNNNNNNNNNNNNNNNNNNNNNNNNNNNNNNNNNNNNNNNNNNNNNNNNNNNNNNNNNNNNNNNNNNNNNNNNNNNNNNNNNNNNNNNNNNNNNNNNNNNNNNNNNNNNNNNNNNNNNNNNNNNNNNNNNNNNNNNNNNNNNNNNNNNNNNNNNNNNNNNNNNNNNNNNNNNNNNNNNNNNNNNNNNNNNNNNNNNNNNNNNNNNNNNNNNNNNNNNNNNNNNNNNNNNNNNNNNNNNNNNNNNNNNNNNNNNNNNNNNNNNNNNNNNNNNNNNNNNNNNNNNNNNNNNNNNNNNNNNNNNNNNNNNNNNNNNNNNNNNNNNNNNNNNNNNNNNNNNNNNNNNNNNNNNNNNNNNNNNNNNNNNNNNNNNNNNNNNNNNNNNNNNNNNNNNNNNNNNNNNNNNNNNNNNNNNNNNNNNNNNNNNNNNNNNNNNNNNNNNNNNNNNNNNNNNNNNNNNNNNNNNNNNNNNNNNNNNNNNNNNNNNNNNNNNNNNNNNNNNNNNNNNNNNNNNNNNNNNNNNNNNNNNNNNNNNNNNNNNNNNNNNNNNNNNNNNNNNNNNNNNNNNNNNNNNNNNNNNNNNNNNNNNNNNNNNNNNNNNNNNNNNNNNNNNNNNNNNNNNNNNNNNNNNNNNNNNNNNNNNNNNNNNNNNNNNNNNNNNNNNNNNNNNNNNNNNNNNNNNNNNNNNNNNNNNNNNNNNNNNNNNNNNNNNNNNNNNNNNNNNNNNNNNNNNNNNNNNNNNNNNNNNNNNNNNNNNNNNNNNNNNNNNNNNNNNNNNNNNNNNNNNNNNNNNNNNNNNNNNNNNNNNNNNNNNNNNNNNNNNNNNNNNNNNNNNNNNNNNNNNNNNNNNNNNNNNNNNNNNNNNNNNNNNNNNNNNNNNNNNNNNNNNNNNNNNNNNNNNNNNNNNNNNNNNNNNNNNNNNNNNNNNNNNNNNNNNNNNNNNNNNNNNNNNNNNNNNNNNNNNNNNNNNNNNNNNNNNNNNNNNNNNNNNNNNNNNNNNNNNNNNNNNNNNNNNNNNNNNNNNNNNNNNNNNNNNNNNNNNNNNNNNNNNNNNNNNNNNNNNNNNNNNNNNNNNNNNNNNNNNNNNNNNNNNNNNNNNNNNNNNNNNNNNNNNNNNNNNNNNNNNNNNNNNNNNNNNNNNNNNNNNNNNNNNNNNNNNNNNNNNNNNNNNNNNNNNNNNNNNNNNNNNNNNNNNNNNNNNNNNNNNNNNNNNNNNNNNNNNNNNNNNNNNNNNNNNNNNNNNNNNNNNNNNNNNNNNNNNNNNNNNNNNNNNNNNNNNNNNNNNNNNNNNNNNNNNNNNNNNNNNNNNNNNNNNNNNNNNNNNNNNNNNNNNNNNNNNNNNNNNNNNNNNNNNNNNNNNNNNNNNNNNNNNNNNNNNNNNNNNNNNNNNNNNNNNNNNNNNNNNNNNNNNNNNNNNNNNNNNNNNNNNNNNNNNNNNNNNNNNNNNNNNNNNNNNNNNNNNNNNNNNNNNNNNNNNNNNNNNNNNNNNNNNNNNNNNNNNNNNNNNNNNNNNNNNNNNNNNNNNNNNNNNNNNNNNNNNNNNNNNNNNNNNNNNNNNNNNNNNNNNNNNNNNNNNNNNNNNNNNNNNNNNNNNNNNNNNNNNNNNNNNNNNNNNNNNNNNNNNNNNNNNNNNNNNNNNNNNNNNNNNNNNNNNNNNNNNNNNNNNNNNNNNNNNNNNNNNNNNNNNNNNNNNNNNNNNNNNNNNNNNNNNNNNNNNNNNNNNNNNNNNNNNNNNNNNNNNNNNNNNNNNNNNNNNNNNNNNNNNNNNNNNNNNNNNNNNNNNNNNNNNNNNNNNNNNNNNNNNNNNNNNNNNNNNNNNNNNNNNNNNNNNNNNNNNNNNNNNNNNNNNNNNNNNNNNNNNNNNNNNNNNNNNNNNNNNNNNNNNNNNNNNNNNNNNNNNNNNNNNNNNNNNNNNNNNNNNNNNNNNNNNNNNNNNNNNNNNNNNNNNNNNNNNNNNNNNNNNNNNNNNNNNNNNNNNNNNNNNNNNNNNNNNNNNNNNNNNNNNNNNNNNNNNNNNNNNNNNNNNNNNNNNNNNNNNNNNNNNNNNNNNNNNNNNNNNNNNNNNNNNNNNNNNNNNNNNNNNNNNNNNNNNNNNNNNNNNNNNNNNNNNNNNNNNNNNNNNNNNNNNNNNNNNNNNNNNNNNNNNNNNNNNNNNNNNNNNNNNNNNNNNNNNNNNNNNNNNNNNNNNNNNNNNNNNNNNNNNNNNNNNNNNNNNNNNNNNNNNNNNNNNNNNNNNNNNNNNNNNNNNNNNNNNNNNNNNNNNNNNNNNNNNNNNNNNNNNNNNNNNNNNNNNNNNNNNNNNNNNNNNNNNNNNNNNNNNNNNNNNNNNNNNNNNNNNNNNNNNNNNNNNNNNNNNNNNNNNNNNNNNNNNNNNNNNNNNNNNNNNNNNNNNNNNNNNNNNNNNNNNNNNNNNNNNNNNNNNNNNNNNNNNNNNNNNNNNNNNNNNNNNNNNNNNNNNNNNNNNNNNNNNNNNNNNNNNNNNNNNNNNNNNNNNNNNNNNNNNNNNNNNNNNNNNNNNNNNNNNNNNNNNNNNNNNNNNNNNNNNNNNNNNNNNNNNNNNNNNNNNNNNNNNNNNNNNNNNNNNNNNNNNNNNNNNNNNNNNNNNNNNNNNNNNNNNNNNNNNNNNNNNNNNNNNNNNNNNNNNNNNNNNNNNNNNNNNNNNNNNNNNNNNNNNNNNNNNNNNNNNNNNNNNNNNNNNNNNNNNNNNNNNNNNNNNNNNNNNNNNNNNNNNNNNNNNNNNNNNNNNNNNNNNNNNNNNNNNNNNNNNNNNNNNNNNNNNNNNNNNNNNNNNNNNNNNNNNNNNNNNNNNNNNNNNNNNNNNNNNNNNNNNNNNNNNNNNNNNNNNNNNNNNNNNNNNNNNNNNNNNNNNNNNNNNNNNNNNNNNNNNNNNNNNNNNNNNNNNNNNNNNNNNNNNNNNNNNNNNNNNNNNNNNNNNNNNNNNNNNNNNNNNNNNNNNNNNNNNNNNNNNNNNNNNNNNNNNNNNNNNNNNNNNNNNNNNNNNNNNNNNNNNNNNNNNNNNNNNNNNNNNNNNNNNNNNNNNNNNNNNNNNNNNNNNNNNNNNNNNNNNNNNNNNNNNNNNNNNNNNNNNNNNNNNNNNNNNNNNNNNNNNNNNNNNNNNNNNNNNNNNNNNNNNNNNNNNNNNNNNNNNNNNNNNNNNNNNNNNNNNNNNNNNNNNNNNNNNNNNNNNNNNNNNNNNNNNNNNNNNNNNNNNNNNNNNNNNNNNNNNNNNNNNNNNNNNNNNNNNNNNNNNNNNNNNNNNNNNNNNNNNNNNNNNNNNNNNNNNNNNNNNNNNNNNNNNNNNNNNNNNNNNNNNNNNNNNNNNNNNNNNNNNNNNNNNNNNNNNNNNNNNNNNNNNNNNNNNNNNNNNNNNNNNNNNNNNNNNNNNNNNNNNNNNNNNNNNNNNNNNNNNNNNNNNNNNNNNNNNNNNNNNNNNNNNNNNNNNNNNNNNNNNNNNNNNNNNNNNNNNNNNNNNNNNNNNNNNNNNNNNNNNNNNNNNNNNNNNNNNNNNNNNNNNNNNNNNNNNNNNACAGGTATGTACCTAAACGTGTAGCTTAGCCACTCCAGCAAGAAATGCCTAGTTGTCTCAACTCCTGTTTGAAAAATTAAGATAACGGCAGAGCATTTAGCCACAAGGGGCAGAACAAACCAGCATAACGTAATTTCAATTCCAGGCCTTGtgtttttttacctttattGTCGGATCCCCAATGTTGAAGACCAAAACGTACAAAGTCCTTCAAGATGTTAAGTCTTTCACCTGAGGTAATGTCCCAGTGACGTTGCTCTTTGATTTCAGTAAATATCCAAGGCTGCATAAGTAAAAAGCCCATTGAGACTATCGAATGATTTACTAGGAATAAGCTGATATTATATGGTCATACACACACCTTGATTAATGCTCCACGAGCAATCATGCAGCTAGACAACTCAGGACAGTCAGACTTGTGTTTGTTCCAGTCTAAATAAGAGTACACATCTCCATTTCCTATAACTTGTAGGTTAGTGGAAGCGTTTTTGCTACACTGGTATATATAGTCCCAATCCGCAGACTTGCTATAACGTTGCTGTCTTGATCGCCCATGAATAGTCACTGCAGTGGCTCCCCAGTTTCCGATATCTGCAATTAATGAATCTATCCGATTCTTACCCTCAAAGAATGCCGTACGTACCTGGCACCAAATAGGATCGGACAAGTAAAGAATGGTTATAATACCAACACATTCACATCCACTAATGTTACAGTTTCATATGAAAGGCGATATCATTTCAGATTTGCTTAGACAGTTACCTTGATAGTGATAGGTGTTTCAACAATGGAAGAAGAAACTTCCACGATGTTCTTCATTCTTAATGGTTTGTTAAGAAGAGCTGAACCGGCACTTCTGTTGACAACCATATCTATCGGACAACCCATGTTGATGTCTATGAAATCAACAGTGCATTCTCGGTCTATAAGTTCAACTGTGCGCGACACTGTGTCAGGAAAAGAACCGCAAATCTGAACACCGAACAGATCTTCCGATGAATGCCGTCTAAGCAGAGCCCATTCCGAAGCTTGGCCCTACAAAACAACACTTGCAggttttcaaaatattacaaaaaaacaaggTTTAGTTATTCTGTCAGCATAGCTGAGGGTACAATTATTGGCCTAACCTGCAAAAGATTTGTGCACATAGCCATCTCACCACAAGTCACATCTGCTCCCAACACTTTGCAAAGTCTTCGGAAGGGAAGATTGCCCACAGTTGTTAGGGGTGCAAGGTACAACTTATCCCTAAAATCAATAAGCTTTTTCTTTTCGCGAGGCTGCAACTTTAGACTACCATCAGTTTCAACAATTTTGATGCTATCCTCATCTTCTACGTCACCTTTTGAAGTAGAATAcccattcttttttgtttcctcttccACTTTCACGCCTGTATCAATCCAGTTTACTGGGACATTAGGATATTTTCTCATCCACACCCTTCttatttcaacttttttctcttaaatatatagctatataattatatgtactGAAACTATGCAACTATCTAAGACTATCCAGCAAAAGTTCATTGGCATTTTGGTGTAGAGAAGTGAGAGCCTAACCATCATTAACTCCAGCAACATCTCCAGGTTTAACTTTCTCTTCGTCCTCAGATTTTGCCTTTTTCATAGGACGAACTTCCTCAGTTTCTAATGGTCCAGGAATATCAACATCTTCTATCATTTCTGATGTAGGCTCAGAGCTGACAACTGAGTTAACCGCTACTTCAGTTGCTTGAGTAACGTTCGCaccattttgagttttttctgCGTTAGTTTCTTCAGCAGCATTGCTTTTTTTGGCATGCCCCTAGAAATTGTAatgaaacaaagagaataatcACTCAGGTCTCATGGTAAGAGATATATAGAAGTGAAATTGCAGTATATGACATGCCAGAGACACtgtacaaacacacacaaaaataatgaaaataaacgAAATAATACTATGTACGACATACCAATAGACCAAGGGACTTGAGCTTCGCATCTGCGTTGATAAAAGTCATCTTATTCTTCCACAGAAGCCTCTGTGTCTCTTTGTTAAAAAAGTTCATCTCTGTTTTTTCCTTCCCATCTGAATTACCAGCAATATCTCTGTGAGTGCCTAAGAATCTACAAGATAAACCATATGCACACTTCATCTCAGATGCCACAAATGGGCATTGCCCCTCTATATCATCTGGTTTCTGcagtttcaagaaaaaaaatattgtcagTTTAATTTCTTTCTCAATATCATCCTCCAAGCTCaatcacacaaaatcaaacCATGTTCATTCAATCCACCCACTTCACAAACCAAATCAGCATCAGTAAACTGCAAAAGTGAGTACCTGAGCCTTGAAAGCTTCAATATCATGATTAAACCGGCAATTATCTTTATACTGACAGGAATTAACATCTTCTGTTCTCGCAACTTGCGGGCAGAGATTGATGGTAGATTGCTGCAAGAAAGACCATGCCAGGTTCGGTTATAAGATTCAAAGCTTAACCAACATAACCTTGAAAGCCTTCAGTGTCATGATTATGTAATGCTTATCACATCTACTCATTACACTCTGTATACTTGTAAAAAGTGAGATGAATGAGATACCTCGCGGCGTTCCCGTTTGAGCTGTcgttttgatttcttctcctGGACCAAGCCAGACTGAGGCGCCTTAAATTCGGCGACGTCGTTTTGCTTCAGGGAACGACTTGGTGGAGGACATAGGAACTCCTTCTTTATTGGTGCCATTGATCGTTCTATAAGCTCTTCCGAAGTCGCTTCATACACAGAGAACTGTTTCGTCGTCGATTCAGAAGAATCAGGCTTTGCATCTCCTCCAATACTTGAACCCGCCGCGAGCTCCGCTACTGCATCCGACATAGCGGACAAGCTCCGTCGTCGCCGGAAAGATTCTAAAGGTACAAGAAGCGAGTGATGGAGAGTGTtgttgtttagggttttagatatttttttgcaGAGACACGAAAACGACGACACAAACGGCGTTTTGGAAGGAAGTGGAAGTGAACACATTAATGGGTTGCTTTTTAATGGGCCAAAAATACGAGGCCCAGTTTGTTAGCTACAAAttccaaattaaaagaaaaagacagatAGAGaggaaaaaatacaaacaacagaagaagagacagagaaaccaaacttaaataaaacaaaacaaacagagagGTTTTGTCTCTCAAGTTCAAACTCTTGAACCTTCATTACATATATGACCAGTTTCATACCTATCTAccataaattgaatttttttctttctaaaataacaTACTGTAAAATTAAATCTCTTGGACTTATTACGTCTTATATGATATAGTAGTATATGTAAATTCAACTGACTCTgcacataaataaaaaatataatgtttgattttgatatgtaacttcaaaactaaaaactcCAACCCTTTTGATCCAACCACCACCGCAACAACTTGTCTGCTCTCTATTCATTAGATTCAGGTTTTGTTGCCAACGCCATGGTTCCATTCTGGTTCTGCTGAGACTGTTGTGGCTGCTGTCTTAACTGGCTGATGTTGAGTTGCTGGAACATCTCAGCGTTGAGTGATTGCATCTTTGATCTCTCAGATTCGTTGTGGCTGGTCTCACCGATTGCCAGTTTCAGTCGCTGGACTTCCCCATTCAGTGCTTCGTTCAGAGCTGCCATGGAAAAACCGGGATCAATcttttttacattcattcagGGCAAAATGTTTACAACAAAACAGAGATTTTGTCATTAAGGTTCAAATACAACATGTATAGATTTCTTCAATGTTGTACCGATTCAGATGCATATGAGTGAGATCATGTCTCAATGATATTGTAAACCATTGAACAAAAGAATTAATATAATTTGAGGAGAAATGCGTACCATCACGAAGACGTGCTTGTTGCTCCATTGCTTGAAGACGGAACTTGAGCTCATTGTTCTGATTTGTCAGCCCAATCATATCTCTCTGTATAATGCAGTATAACTAAAATcgttagaaacaaaaaagatataGACAAACCTAAGGCGCTATTACAACATTGTAGACCACGCACCTGCAAAAGCGTGAGCTGAGCAGACAATGTAGTAGCCTCGGTCTGAAGAGTCTGCACTTTGTGTTCCAATTCAACAATGTACcgcatcttcctctcctttgATCGTGCTGCTGACTGACGGTTTGCCAAGATTCTGAAAAAGAGGAACATTGCATAAACATCCGAGAAACCCGATCATATAACACAAGTAAAGAAAGATTCAATATATACCTTTTGACACGCTTAGGATCAGACATAGCCATCTCAGCTAGTTTATCATTAGCCATGATCTTCTTCAATTCCGCAGCAGTAAACTCACCGTTTTTAAACTCAATGCtgaaagcagcagcagcagcacccGAATTCCCATCAACCGAGTTAGTAGGGGAAACTTTCCTCGAGATAGTACCGGGAGAAAGAGGCGGCTTGAGCGATTCCTCACCAAAAGAAAACTTGTCCATGAAACAGCTGTCGACAGAAACACTCCTGTAATGTCTGGTGGTAGGAGCAATATCTCCTCCAGCGGCTCTTCTCTTGACTCCTGTATTAGCACTCTCATTCACACTGCTGCTCTCTCCTTCCGTATCACTACTACCATTATTAGTCTTGTTCCCGCTTGCCCTGCTGCTCTCCATATCATCCcgattctcattattattagtaCCTCCTCCGTTCTTGCTATCCTCAGCTTCGGAGGAGTTCAATACATCAATGTTTTCAAGATTCATATACGCAGAGAAGAGATCATCCATGGCTTCTCTGTCTCCAACGCCTTCCCTTTCGCAGCTGGACTCCTTCTTGACGAAAGGAGCAGACTTTGACCAATCAGCACATTCCCCACCAGAGAAAGACCTCTCCAAGGGTCTTGGAGGCAGCGAATTATTAAAGCCGGTGGGAATATCACTGCTGGAGCGTCTATGAGACTTCCTGGGAGGTAGACTCTCACCGGGTCTTACGGAAGAGGTGGAGTTATTACACCTGGTGAAGGGCGAAGAAAAGGCGGCGGAATCTGGATCCTCCATGGAGACATCGTGATCTGGTAGTTGAGCGGCGGAGGAGAGAGAATCGCGGAAGGGAGAAGGGCTTAAAGGAGGCAAAGAGTCGAAGGAGAAGAACGAGTTGGGCTGAGACAGTGAACGTGAATGAGAATGGAGAGAAGAGGGTTGTTGTCGGGAGGTAGGGAtctgagaaaaaggagaagtcGGTGGTGGGATTAAGTTAGGGTGAGAGGGAGGAACACCGATTCGTTTGGCACAGTTGGAGAATTGaggagtagtagtagtagaagagcggaggaaattagggtttaaatcGAGCTGCTGCTGATGGATTGGGGAGGAAGCATGTTTgggaatggaagaagaagaggtaccGAGAGAAGAGTGAAGTCTGTGGATCATATGATCAGTTGTGTTACTACACTTCTCTGTATCACCCATTGCTTCACCGGAGATCAGATCGAAATTTGGACCACGGATGTATAATAATGCAGTTTTACTGAATCACACCACActcgagaaaaccctaaaagatcaaagcttttgTTGTGTAAAAACAGAACCTTAGTTAGTATTATCAAtggaaagaagaataaaattgaATTGCATCAATTTGATTgcatagagaagaaaaaaaattagagctTTTGaaatgcagaagaagaagaagaagcaagtggTGTGGTGTGGTTTACCTCTACTTCAACGCACTTGAATTAATCAATGGCGCAAATGGCGAGAACGTATTATTACTGCtacttttattctttatttttctttcaagaagcaaaataaaaaataaaaaagactaatctttttcttctctctctctctagaaattATAGAGAATAATCACAGACGgccattttcttctctttcttttcttttttttttcctccgcGATTTTCTCTCCccttataatataatattatttgtttctcgaaaaaatagtaaaaactcaaaaagacacaacgactttttttttttttttggcacgaGTCGAGCAAGAAAAAAAANaaaaaaaagaaaaaagagagagagtctattaaaaaaaaaacaatagacaCGGATTtcatgagaagaagagagagagaatactAGAAAACACCCAACAAAACGCGTGAATTTTAACCACAATCCCTCCCCAATACTTTCAATTTAATACAATTCTATCCTAAAAGTTTATAGTAAGTAGTATTATCTTATTTGTAGCCGTTTATGTCAAATCCTTTTTTTGACTAATGC
It encodes the following:
- the LOC104727473 gene encoding tRNA-dihydrouridine(47) synthase [NAD(P)(+)]-like, giving the protein MSDAVAELAAGSSIGGDAKPDSSESTTKQFSVYEATSEELIERSMAPIKKEFLCPPPSRSLKQNDVAEFKAPQSGLVQEKKSKRQLKRERREQSTINLCPQVARTEDVNSCQYKDNCRFNHDIEAFKAQKPDDIEGQCPFVASEMKCAYGLSCRFLGTHRDIAGNSDGKEKTEMNFFNKETQRLLWKNKMTFINADAKLKSLGLLGHAKKSNAAEETNAEKTQNGANVTQATEVAVNSVVSSEPTSEMIEDVDIPGPLETEEVRPMKKAKSEDEEKVKPGDVAGVNDGVKVEEETKKNGYSTSKGDVEDEDSIKIVETDGSLKLQPREKKKLIDFRDKLYLAPLTTVGNLPFRRLCKVLGADVTCGEMAMCTNLLQGQASEWALLRRHSSEDLFGVQICGSFPDTVSRTVELIDRECTVDFIDINMGCPIDMVVNRSAGSALLNKPLRMKNIVEVSSSIVETPITIKVRTAFFEGKNRIDSLIADIGNWGATAVTIHGRSRQQRYSKSADWDYIYQCSKNASTNLQVIGNGDVYSYLDWNKHKSDCPELSSCMIARGALIKPWIFTEIKEQRHWDITSGERLNILKDFVRFGLQHWGSDNKGVETTRHFLLEWLSYTFRYIPVGLLDVIPQQINWRPPSYFGRDDLETLMMSESAGDWVRISELLLGKVPEGFTFAPKHKSNAYDRAENG
- the LOC104720797 gene encoding transcription factor RF2a-like — translated: MGDTEKCSNTTDHMIHRLHSSLGTSSSSIPKHASSPIHQQQLDLNPNFLRSSTTTTPQFSNCAKRIGVPPSHPNLIPPPTSPFSQIPTSRQQPSSLHSHSRSLSQPNSFFSFDSLPPLSPSPFRDSLSSAAQLPDHDVSMEDPDSAAFSSPFTRCNNSTSSVRPGESLPPRKSHRRSSSDIPTGFNNSLPPRPLERSFSGGECADWSKSAPFVKKESSCEREGVGDREAMDDLFSAYMNLENIDVLNSSEAEDSKNGGGTNNNENRDDMESSRASGNKTNNGSSDTEGESSSVNESANTGVKRRAAGGDIAPTTRHYRSVSVDSCFMDKFSFGEESLKPPLSPGTISRKVSPTNSVDGNSGAAAAAFSIEFKNGEFTAAELKKIMANDKLAEMAMSDPKRVKRILANRQSAARSKERKMRYIVELEHKVQTLQTEATTLSAQLTLLQRDMIGLTNQNNELKFRLQAMEQQARLRDALNEALNGEVQRLKLAIGETSHNESERSKMQSLNAEMFQQLNISQLRQQPQQSQQNQNGTMALATKPESNE